One genomic window of Branchiostoma floridae strain S238N-H82 chromosome 4, Bfl_VNyyK, whole genome shotgun sequence includes the following:
- the LOC118414306 gene encoding spermine oxidase-like encodes MSAGLSSSLAPHVVVVGGGMAGVAAAQRLVQEGLTHVKILEARDRVGGRIWTQYLGSDTTLELGANWIHGSIGNPIYELAKQHGLLRDEVKPGDLDRPTVGELKNGKFLMPGGKVMDEAVVDSFLQNYNEMIEECCAVFEQGMPSQPVDSIGEFLSRELGKQLVSSNDTDASVKCTKMALLQHFLKYETCDNGCHDMREVSLKYFGQYNELEGDHNNTSDFSAILDLILKTIPPDCIAYNKKVQCIRWKEEGQKRSDSAHAYDTHGVEVECEDGQVFSADHVIVTVPLGFLKKNSRTLFQPPLPEEKLASIERMGFGVVNKIFLTFQEPFWDTEYDALHLVWDQDESNPKTPKEWYKKTYCFYIDSKAPKTLMGFISGKEAEYMETLSEEEISNTFLSLLKKFTGKDDIPKPVRTMITRWGSDALTCGSYSYIHVGEKGDDISTVAEPLYRDNTEVPAVQFAGEATHSEFFSTVHGAYLSGQREANRLVNLYGNSENGTRKS; translated from the exons ATGTCCGCGGGTCTGTCGAGCTCCCTGGCCCCACATGTGGTGGTTGTTGGAGGCGGGATGGCCGGGGTGGCGGCGGCACAGCGACTGGTCCAGGAGGGGCTGACCCACGTCAAGATTCTGGAGGCTAGGGACAGAGTCGGCGGGCGGATCTGGACACAGTATTTAG GTTCAGACACCACTCTAGAGCTTGGTGCCAACTGGATCCATGGTAGTATTGGAAACCCCATCTATGAGCTAGCCAAGCAGCACGGCCTTCTGAGGGATGAGGTGAAGCCTGGCGACTTGGACAGACCTACTGTGGGGGAACTGAAGAACGGGAAGTTCCTTATGCCAGGTGGAAAGGTCATGGATGAAGCTGTGGTGGACAGCTTTCTTCAG AACTACAATGAGATGATCGAGGAGTGTTGCGCAGTGTTCGAACAAGGAATGCCTTCTCAGCCTGTGGATTCAATAG GAGAATTTCTGAGCCGAGAGCTCGGTAAACAGCTGGTCTCCTCAAATGACACCGATGCTTCAGTCAAGTGCACCAAAATGGCCCTGCTCCAACACTTCCTGAAGTATGAGACTTGCGACAACGGCTGCCACGACATGAGGGAAGTGAGTCTTAAGTACTTCGGACAGTACAATGAACTTGAAGGCGACCACAACAACACTTCTGACTTCAGTGCCATCTTGGATCTCATCCTGAAAACCATTCCTCCAGACTGTATTGCTTACAATAAGAAGGTCCAGTGCATCAGGTGGAAAGAAGAAGGCCAGAAAAGGTCTGATTCTGCACACGCGTACGATACACATGGTGTTGAAGTGGAGTGTGAAGACGGACAGGTCTTCTCAGCTGACCATGTGATAGTGACGGTGCCCCTTGGCTTCTTGAAGAAAAACTCCCGGACTCTATTCCAACCTCCCCTCCCAGAAGAGAAGCTGGCCTCTATAGAGAGGATGGGGTTTGGTGTAGTCAACAAAATCTTCCTCACCTTTCAGGAGCCGTTCTGGGACACAGAGTATGATGCACTTCATCTG GTTTGGGACCAAGACGAAAGCAACCCCAAGACTCCAAAGGAGTGGTACAAGAAGACATACTGCTTCTACATTGACAGCAAGGCCCCCAAGACCCTTATGGGCTTCATATCTGGGAAGGAGGCTGAGTACATGGAAACGTTGAGTGAAGAGGAAATCTCCAACACTTTTCTCAGCCTTCTTAAGAAGTTCACAG GAAAGGACGACATCCCCAAGCCTGTGAGAACAATGATAACCAGGTGGGGCAGTGATGCCCTGACCTGCGGCTCCTACTCCTACATACACGTGGGGGAGAAGGGAGACGATATCAGCACTGTAGCCGAGCCTCTCTACAGAGACAACACTGAA GTCCCAGCAGTGCAGTTTGCAGGGGAAGCCACTCATAGTGAGTTTTTCTCCACCGTCCATGGAGCCTACCTGTCGGGACAGAGGGAGGCCAACAGGCTGGTTAATCTGTATGGTAACAGTGAGAACGGGACAAGGAAATCATGA
- the LOC118414287 gene encoding uncharacterized protein LOC118414287 isoform X1, producing MAAERTVMVSSIPADLTGDKIEIHFGKRSTGGGDIEKVDFQAKVTFYSAEVAARVVNRSHRLGKQSVPVKVESLAGTKSTSLGAKKGNRLTKKVFASVVALVTPAEVPDLAECPEEIMAALSAQTGVTWVREPGGYRLQGTWGQVENARCLLQRRYFQDDETMEEAVESGQTCRNNGVGEEDRASSRDAMSTEAKVAWGEVEQQNSMAVPNTKVGIWSEEPNSAATTKEKVLPVDVTTEVDAEEAVKVLTTATQKSTRANVVLENSLSSDESSDDGMGDKRGNCWISHPTAAERESLSDTSADASVAVIENKASAESASEITKTTRQPSVLTAKDYQLNRDDSSEESDDAMRPVTKSSAKHVTVDSDIMAYIVHMHKDKLAAIQDKFKVMIKMENSTDRIGIKPNEQCSRRDLEEAYGTFVSLYQEMFKNHRPHHANLAEVHIPIESIRFVLEMIKREHDKVFIRLNDKEKMVVFCGEDDMVRKARAKFYEVLSIPDPAHRRSRRPAQTTDASTAPANDATTYKGANNGPQAYRAAVADSLGVGFDTKNIGFEGRNVSKWDKIAQSHSGFEADSTGSGDVPEVTEGGTSNVGARSKGVRSKLLAQGNSPIDSIQPITASASRSDLSADGVKAGRSGGTADKEGPPGEIKTCHMSRGRLEFMTKTGVKVFIYQGDITQEVADVIVSCNNESLDSAGGIARAISDAGGPEIRRACVDYIRRHGRLSAGQSIWTPGGRLRCQHVVHTVSPQSSRDQTDHRQLFSTFLDLLNIAEFDLKVNSIAIPAIRSGIAGFPKAVCADVMFRVISAFEDYQTPDSLLKEIRLVNIDAKTTAAFVQVFSQHLADSGVLTALVGQGAGSSSASGAGDKDAHLYVFTGGKGKEGRGGKTGSVTQRGAHARSRDYSGSKPNYVRVGNVACNFNTEENTQSHRGHVRNLAATAADFSDDSSDEIEEDEKCPVCLGRVSDPRTLACKHTFCSSCIDMSIKSKPECPVCKVPLGNRRGNQPDGSMVHRVDQSVRLPGYERYGTIVIDYHIPGGTQGKEHPNPGQRFSGDMRTAYLPESPEGREVLRLLRRAFDSRLVFTIGTSVTTGQPNTIVWNDIHHKTNIHGGPTNYGYPDPTYLQRVRVDLASKGIK from the exons atggcggccgagaggACGGTGATGGTGTCATCCATCCCTGCGGACCTGACAGGGGACAAGATAGAGATCCACTTCGGTAAGAGGAGTACCGGCGGAGGGGACATCGAGAAGGTCGACTTCCAGGCCAAGGTCACGTTCTATTCTGCTGAAG TGGCTGCACGTGTTGTGAACCGCTCGCACCGTCTGGGGAAACAGTCTGTCCCCGTGAAGGTAGAGTCGCTCGCGGGGACAAAAAGTACCAGTCTGGGGGCAAAGAAAGGCAACAGACTCACGAAAAAG GTGTTCGCCTCAGTAGTCGCACTGGTGACCCCTGCAGAGGTCCCTGACCTGGCCGAATGTCCGGAGGAGATCATGGCCGCGCTGTCCGCACAGACAGGCGTCACGTGGGTCCGTGAGCCGGGCGGGTACAGGCTGCAGGGCACCTGGGGACAGGTGGAGAACGCACG GTGCCTTCTACAACGAAGATATTTCCAGGACGACGAAACCATGGAAGAGGCAGTGGAGAGCGGACAGACATGTAGGAACAATGGTGTTGGAGAGGAGGACCGCGCCAGTTCTCGAGATGCAATGTCGACTGAAGCAAAGGTTGCATGGGGAGAGGTTGAGCAGCAGAACTCTATGGCGGTGCCTAACACAAAGGTGGGGATATGGTCGGAGGAGCCTAACAGCGCAGCGACCACAAAAGAAAAAGTGTTGCCGGTAGATGTCACGACAGAGGTTGATGCGGAAGAAGCAGTAAAAGTGTTGACAACAGCAACACAGAAGTCAACCAGAGCAAACGTAGTCCTTGAAAATTCACTGTCATCTGATGAGTCGTCTGATGATGGCATGGGCGACAAAAGGGGAAATTGTTGGATATCTCATCCAACAGCAGCAGAAAGGGAATCCTTGTCAGACACAAGTGCCGACGCCTCCGTGGCGGTCATTGAGAATAAAGCATCAGCAGAATCGGCAAGTGAAATAACCAAAACTACACGACAGCCTAGTGTGCTTACAGCGAAGGACTATCAATTGAACCGTGACGATTCGTCTGAAGAGTCCGATGATGCAATGCGGCCTGTCACGAAATCGTCCGCCAAACACGTAACTGTGGATTCTGATATCATGGCATACATCGTCCACATGCACAAAGACAAGCTGGCCGCTATTCAAGACAAGTTCAAAGTCATGATTAAGATGGAGAACAGTACAGATCGCATTGGTATCAAGCCTAATGAACAATGCTCCCGCCGTGATCTGGAAGAAGCGTATGGAACCTTCGTATCCTTGTATCAAGAGATGTTTAAGAACCATCGTCCCCACCATGCGAATCTAGCAGAGGTTCACATCCCCATAGAAAGCATACGATTTGTTCTGGAAATGATAAAACGAGAACACGACAAAGTTTTCATCAGACTGAACGACAAGGAAAAAATGGTAGTATTTTGTGGTGAAGACGACATGGTGAGAAAGGCAAGGGCTAAGTTCTATGAAGTTCTCAGCATACCCGATCCAGCGCATAGACGGAGCAGGCGACCGGCACAAACCACAGATGCATCTACAGCACCTGCCAACGATGCCACCACATACAAGGGTGCAAACAATGGACCGCAAGCGTACCGGGCAGCAGTGGCAGACAGTCTTGGCGTTGGTTTTGACACAAAGAACATCGGCTTCGAGGGAAGGAACGTTTCCAAGTGGGACAAGATCGCACAAAGCCATTCTGGCTTTGAAGCCGACTCCACGGGAAGCGGAGATGTACCGGAGGTGACTGAGGGTGGCACCAGCAATGTAGGTGCACGTTCAAAGGGCGTGAGGTCTAAACTGTTGGCACAAGGAAACAGCCCTATTGATAGCATACAACCCATCACAGCGTCAGCAAGTCGCAGTGACCTGAGCGCAGACGGTGTGAAGGCCGGACGTTCAGGAGGTACTGCTGACAAGGAAGGTCCGCCCGGAGAGATCAAGACATGTCACATGTCACGGGGTAGGCTGGAATTCATGACGAAAACCGGAGTCAAAGTGTTCATATACCAGGGGGACATTACACAG GAAGTGGCAGATGTCATCGTGTCCTGTAACAACGAGAGTCTGGACAGTGCGGGAGGCATTGCTAGGGCGATCAGTGACGCAGGAGGACCAGAGATCAGGCGGGCCTGTGTGGACTACATCAGGAGGCATGGGCGTCTGTCGGCAGGACAG TCTATCTGGACTCCCGGAGGCCGACTGCGCTGCCAGCATGTCGTGCACACTGTGAGTCCACAGTCGTCACGTGACCAAACCGACCATCGGCAACTGTTCTCCACCTTCCTGGATCTCCTAAACATCGCCGAGTTTGATCTGAAGGTCAACTCCATCGCCATACCAGCAATACGTTCAG GTATTGCCGGATTTCCCAAAGCGGTGTGTGCCGACGTCATGTTTCGCGTCATCTCTGCGTTCGAAGATTATCAGACGCCTGACAGTCTCCTGAAGGAAATCCGTCTGGTCAACATTGACGCCAAAACGACGGCGGCGTTTGTCCAGGTGTTCTCTCAACACCTGGCCGACAGTGGCGTTTTGACAGCTTTGGTGGGTCAAGGAGCTGGGTCTTCAAGTGCGTCAGGTGCAGGAGACAAAGACGCTCACCTGTACGTCTTTACTGGCGGCAAAGGGAAAGAAGGGCGTGGCGGCAAAACGGGGTCTGTGACCCAGCGAGGAGCGCACGCACGTAGCCGTGATTATAGCGGGAGTAAACCAAATTACGTTAGAGTGGGGAATGTGGCATGCAACTTCAACACGGAAGAGAACACTCAGTCTCATCGTGGACATGTGAGGAATCTAGCTGCCACCGCGGCTGACTTCAGCGATGACTCATCAGATGAAATCGAGGAGGACGAAAAATGCCCCGTCTGTCTGGGGAGAGTCAGTGATCCGCGCACGCTGGCCTGTAAGCACACGTTCTGCAGTTCCTGCATTGACATGTCCATCAAGTCCAAACCGGAGTGCCCTGTCTGCAAAGTGCCTCTCGGAAACAG GAGAGGAAACCAGCCAGACGGCAGCATGGTGCACAGAGTGGACCAGAGTGTCAGACTGCCTGGGTACGAGAGGTACGGAACCATCGTCATAGACTACCACATCCCGGGCGGCACACAGGGG AAAGAACATCCTAACCCGGGACAACGCTTCAGTGGTGACATGCGCACTGCCTACCTACCTGAAAGTCCCGAGGGCAGGGAGGTGCTTCGTCTGCTCAGGAGGGCGTTCGACAGTCGGCTCGTCTTCACCATTG GCACGTCTGTGACGACAGGACAGCCCAACACCATCGTGTGGAACGACATTCACCACAAGACCAACATACACGGAGGACCCACCAA CTATGGCTACCCTGATCCGACTTATCTACAGAGAGTCAGAGTTGACCTGGCATCAAAAGGGATCAAGTAA
- the LOC118414287 gene encoding uncharacterized protein LOC118414287 isoform X2, which translates to MAAERTVMVSSIPADLTGDKIEIHFGKRSTGGGDIEKVDFQAKVTFYSAEVAARVVNRSHRLGKQSVPVKVESLAGTKSTSLGAKKGNRLTKKVFASVVALVTPAEVPDLAECPEEIMAALSAQTGVTWVREPGGYRLQGTWGQVENARCLLQRRYFQDDETMEEAVESGQTCRNNGVGEEDRASSRDAMSTEAKVAWGEVEQQNSMAVPNTKVGIWSEEPNSAATTKEKVLPVDVTTEVDAEEAVKVLTTATQKSTRANVVLENSLSSDESSDDGMGDKRGNCWISHPTAAERESLSDTSADASVAVIENKASAESASEITKTTRQPSVLTAKDYQLNRDDSSEESDDAMRPVTKSSAKHVTVDSDIMAYIVHMHKDKLAAIQDKFKVMIKMENSTDRIGIKPNEQCSRRDLEEAYGTFVSLYQEMFKNHRPHHANLAEVHIPIESIRFVLEMIKREHDKVFIRLNDKEKMVVFCGEDDMVRKARAKFYEVLSIPDPAHRRSRRPAQTTDASTAPANDATTYKGANNGPQAYRAAVADSLGVGFDTKNIGFEGRNVSKWDKIAQSHSGFEADSTGSGDVPEVTEGGTSNVGARSKGVRSKLLAQGNSPIDSIQPITASASRSDLSADGVKAGRSGGTADKEGPPGEIKTCHMSRGRLEFMTKTGVKVFIYQGDITQEVADVIVSCNNESLDSAGGIARAISDAGGPEIRRACVDYIRRHGRLSAGQSIWTPGGRLRCQHVVHTVSPQSSRDQTDHRQLFSTFLDLLNIAEFDLKVNSIAIPAIRIAGFPKAVCADVMFRVISAFEDYQTPDSLLKEIRLVNIDAKTTAAFVQVFSQHLADSGVLTALVGQGAGSSSASGAGDKDAHLYVFTGGKGKEGRGGKTGSVTQRGAHARSRDYSGSKPNYVRVGNVACNFNTEENTQSHRGHVRNLAATAADFSDDSSDEIEEDEKCPVCLGRVSDPRTLACKHTFCSSCIDMSIKSKPECPVCKVPLGNRRGNQPDGSMVHRVDQSVRLPGYERYGTIVIDYHIPGGTQGKEHPNPGQRFSGDMRTAYLPESPEGREVLRLLRRAFDSRLVFTIGTSVTTGQPNTIVWNDIHHKTNIHGGPTNYGYPDPTYLQRVRVDLASKGIK; encoded by the exons atggcggccgagaggACGGTGATGGTGTCATCCATCCCTGCGGACCTGACAGGGGACAAGATAGAGATCCACTTCGGTAAGAGGAGTACCGGCGGAGGGGACATCGAGAAGGTCGACTTCCAGGCCAAGGTCACGTTCTATTCTGCTGAAG TGGCTGCACGTGTTGTGAACCGCTCGCACCGTCTGGGGAAACAGTCTGTCCCCGTGAAGGTAGAGTCGCTCGCGGGGACAAAAAGTACCAGTCTGGGGGCAAAGAAAGGCAACAGACTCACGAAAAAG GTGTTCGCCTCAGTAGTCGCACTGGTGACCCCTGCAGAGGTCCCTGACCTGGCCGAATGTCCGGAGGAGATCATGGCCGCGCTGTCCGCACAGACAGGCGTCACGTGGGTCCGTGAGCCGGGCGGGTACAGGCTGCAGGGCACCTGGGGACAGGTGGAGAACGCACG GTGCCTTCTACAACGAAGATATTTCCAGGACGACGAAACCATGGAAGAGGCAGTGGAGAGCGGACAGACATGTAGGAACAATGGTGTTGGAGAGGAGGACCGCGCCAGTTCTCGAGATGCAATGTCGACTGAAGCAAAGGTTGCATGGGGAGAGGTTGAGCAGCAGAACTCTATGGCGGTGCCTAACACAAAGGTGGGGATATGGTCGGAGGAGCCTAACAGCGCAGCGACCACAAAAGAAAAAGTGTTGCCGGTAGATGTCACGACAGAGGTTGATGCGGAAGAAGCAGTAAAAGTGTTGACAACAGCAACACAGAAGTCAACCAGAGCAAACGTAGTCCTTGAAAATTCACTGTCATCTGATGAGTCGTCTGATGATGGCATGGGCGACAAAAGGGGAAATTGTTGGATATCTCATCCAACAGCAGCAGAAAGGGAATCCTTGTCAGACACAAGTGCCGACGCCTCCGTGGCGGTCATTGAGAATAAAGCATCAGCAGAATCGGCAAGTGAAATAACCAAAACTACACGACAGCCTAGTGTGCTTACAGCGAAGGACTATCAATTGAACCGTGACGATTCGTCTGAAGAGTCCGATGATGCAATGCGGCCTGTCACGAAATCGTCCGCCAAACACGTAACTGTGGATTCTGATATCATGGCATACATCGTCCACATGCACAAAGACAAGCTGGCCGCTATTCAAGACAAGTTCAAAGTCATGATTAAGATGGAGAACAGTACAGATCGCATTGGTATCAAGCCTAATGAACAATGCTCCCGCCGTGATCTGGAAGAAGCGTATGGAACCTTCGTATCCTTGTATCAAGAGATGTTTAAGAACCATCGTCCCCACCATGCGAATCTAGCAGAGGTTCACATCCCCATAGAAAGCATACGATTTGTTCTGGAAATGATAAAACGAGAACACGACAAAGTTTTCATCAGACTGAACGACAAGGAAAAAATGGTAGTATTTTGTGGTGAAGACGACATGGTGAGAAAGGCAAGGGCTAAGTTCTATGAAGTTCTCAGCATACCCGATCCAGCGCATAGACGGAGCAGGCGACCGGCACAAACCACAGATGCATCTACAGCACCTGCCAACGATGCCACCACATACAAGGGTGCAAACAATGGACCGCAAGCGTACCGGGCAGCAGTGGCAGACAGTCTTGGCGTTGGTTTTGACACAAAGAACATCGGCTTCGAGGGAAGGAACGTTTCCAAGTGGGACAAGATCGCACAAAGCCATTCTGGCTTTGAAGCCGACTCCACGGGAAGCGGAGATGTACCGGAGGTGACTGAGGGTGGCACCAGCAATGTAGGTGCACGTTCAAAGGGCGTGAGGTCTAAACTGTTGGCACAAGGAAACAGCCCTATTGATAGCATACAACCCATCACAGCGTCAGCAAGTCGCAGTGACCTGAGCGCAGACGGTGTGAAGGCCGGACGTTCAGGAGGTACTGCTGACAAGGAAGGTCCGCCCGGAGAGATCAAGACATGTCACATGTCACGGGGTAGGCTGGAATTCATGACGAAAACCGGAGTCAAAGTGTTCATATACCAGGGGGACATTACACAG GAAGTGGCAGATGTCATCGTGTCCTGTAACAACGAGAGTCTGGACAGTGCGGGAGGCATTGCTAGGGCGATCAGTGACGCAGGAGGACCAGAGATCAGGCGGGCCTGTGTGGACTACATCAGGAGGCATGGGCGTCTGTCGGCAGGACAG TCTATCTGGACTCCCGGAGGCCGACTGCGCTGCCAGCATGTCGTGCACACTGTGAGTCCACAGTCGTCACGTGACCAAACCGACCATCGGCAACTGTTCTCCACCTTCCTGGATCTCCTAAACATCGCCGAGTTTGATCTGAAGGTCAACTCCATCGCCATACCAGCAATAC GTATTGCCGGATTTCCCAAAGCGGTGTGTGCCGACGTCATGTTTCGCGTCATCTCTGCGTTCGAAGATTATCAGACGCCTGACAGTCTCCTGAAGGAAATCCGTCTGGTCAACATTGACGCCAAAACGACGGCGGCGTTTGTCCAGGTGTTCTCTCAACACCTGGCCGACAGTGGCGTTTTGACAGCTTTGGTGGGTCAAGGAGCTGGGTCTTCAAGTGCGTCAGGTGCAGGAGACAAAGACGCTCACCTGTACGTCTTTACTGGCGGCAAAGGGAAAGAAGGGCGTGGCGGCAAAACGGGGTCTGTGACCCAGCGAGGAGCGCACGCACGTAGCCGTGATTATAGCGGGAGTAAACCAAATTACGTTAGAGTGGGGAATGTGGCATGCAACTTCAACACGGAAGAGAACACTCAGTCTCATCGTGGACATGTGAGGAATCTAGCTGCCACCGCGGCTGACTTCAGCGATGACTCATCAGATGAAATCGAGGAGGACGAAAAATGCCCCGTCTGTCTGGGGAGAGTCAGTGATCCGCGCACGCTGGCCTGTAAGCACACGTTCTGCAGTTCCTGCATTGACATGTCCATCAAGTCCAAACCGGAGTGCCCTGTCTGCAAAGTGCCTCTCGGAAACAG GAGAGGAAACCAGCCAGACGGCAGCATGGTGCACAGAGTGGACCAGAGTGTCAGACTGCCTGGGTACGAGAGGTACGGAACCATCGTCATAGACTACCACATCCCGGGCGGCACACAGGGG AAAGAACATCCTAACCCGGGACAACGCTTCAGTGGTGACATGCGCACTGCCTACCTACCTGAAAGTCCCGAGGGCAGGGAGGTGCTTCGTCTGCTCAGGAGGGCGTTCGACAGTCGGCTCGTCTTCACCATTG GCACGTCTGTGACGACAGGACAGCCCAACACCATCGTGTGGAACGACATTCACCACAAGACCAACATACACGGAGGACCCACCAA CTATGGCTACCCTGATCCGACTTATCTACAGAGAGTCAGAGTTGACCTGGCATCAAAAGGGATCAAGTAA